CTGCCGGTTTTCACGCTGGTCGGCTCCCGGGTGCCCGAACTCATCACCGGCGCCCTGCTGGTGGAGAGCGTCTTCAGCTGGCCCGGCATCGCGGCGGCCACCGTTCAGGCGGCCACCGCCGTCGATTTCCCGCTGCTCGCCGCCCTGACGACCCTGGCCACCGCCGCGGTGCTCGTCGGAAACCTTTTTGCCGACCTGCTCTACGGCCTCTTCGACCCGAGGGTGAAGTTCAGTGACATGTGAACCTGCGGCCGAGCCCGCCTGGCGGTCGCACGGCACGAACCGCCGCTCCACCAGGACCGTGCGGGTGCGCGTCTCGGTGGCCCTGACCGGCGTCATCGTCGTCGCCGTCCTCCTCGTCCCGCCGCTGGTGCAACTCGACCAGCAAGCCGTCGATCTGGGCGCGAAGTTGCTGCCCCCCAGCTGGTCGCACCCCTTCGGCACCGACGACCTCGGACGGGACCTGCTGCTGCGCTGCGTCTACGGCCTGAGAGTCTCCCTGCTCGTGGGCGTCGCAGCCGCCCTGACGGCCACCGTGATCGGCACGGCCGTCGGGGCGACCGCCGGAGCACTGGGCGGCTGGGTCGACCGGGGCGTCATGCGGGTGGTCGACACGGTCGCCTCCGTGCCGCACCTGCTGCTGGGCATCTTCATCGTGGCCATGTTCCGGCCCGGGCTCTGGCCGGTGGTGGTCTCGGTCGCGCTCACCCACTGGCTGTCCACCGCCCGGATCGTGCGCGCCGAGGTGCTGTCGCTGCGCTCGTGCCCCTACATCGACGCCGCCGTCTCCGGGGGCGCGTCCCGGTGGCGGGTGGCGGTACGGCATCTGCTGCCCGCGGTGCTGCCGCAGGCGGCGCTGGCCGCCGTGCTGATGGTGCCGCACGCCATGTGGCACGAATCCGCCCTGTCCTTCCTCGGGCTCGGTCTGCCCACCCACATGGCCAGCCTCGGCAACCTCATCCAGGACGCCAGGGGATCTCTGCTCGCAGGGCAGTGGTGGCCGACCCTCTTCCCGGGGCTGTTCATCATCGTCCCCACGCTCGCCATCGCCGGTCTCGCCGGAGCCTGGCGGGAGCGGATCAACCCGCGCCGCCGATCGGAGCTGATGCTGTGACGGTCACCGACCGACCTCCCGTTCTCTCGGTGCGCGGGCTGTCCGTGCGCTTCCTCATGCCCGGTGGCCGCCGGATCGCCGCCGTCACCGACGCCCACTTCGACGTGGCGGCCGGCGAGTGTCTCGCCCTGATCGGCGAGAGCGGCTGCGGCAAGTCGGTTCTCGCCTCCGCCCTGCTCGGGCTGCTCCCCGCCAACGCCCAGAGTGCGGGCCAGGCGCGCCTAGGCGAGCTGGACCTGCTCGCGGCCGACGAACGAACTCTCACGCGGACGGTGCGGGGCCGCCTGATCGGGCTCATCCC
This is a stretch of genomic DNA from Streptomyces sp. TG1A-8. It encodes these proteins:
- a CDS encoding ABC transporter permease, coding for MTCEPAAEPAWRSHGTNRRSTRTVRVRVSVALTGVIVVAVLLVPPLVQLDQQAVDLGAKLLPPSWSHPFGTDDLGRDLLLRCVYGLRVSLLVGVAAALTATVIGTAVGATAGALGGWVDRGVMRVVDTVASVPHLLLGIFIVAMFRPGLWPVVVSVALTHWLSTARIVRAEVLSLRSCPYIDAAVSGGASRWRVAVRHLLPAVLPQAALAAVLMVPHAMWHESALSFLGLGLPTHMASLGNLIQDARGSLLAGQWWPTLFPGLFIIVPTLAIAGLAGAWRERINPRRRSELML